In Lysinibacillus sp. FSL M8-0337, the following proteins share a genomic window:
- a CDS encoding DUF1273 domain-containing protein, translated as MLQRMIITGYKPHELGIFNDKHPGIPIIKKALENRLRNLLDEGLEWVIISGQQGVETWSVEVVLTLKEEFPDLKYAVITPFLEQEKNWQEMKQEKYLSLVAQADFVTSVTKKPYEAPWQFTEKDKFIIQNSDGLLLVYDEENEGSPKYIKRLAEKYMETHDYTLLTINSYDLQVIAEEMQQQDW; from the coding sequence GTGCTTCAGCGAATGATTATAACAGGCTACAAACCACATGAACTAGGCATTTTTAATGATAAACATCCTGGTATCCCTATTATCAAAAAAGCTTTAGAAAATCGCTTAAGAAATCTATTAGATGAAGGTTTAGAATGGGTCATTATTAGTGGACAGCAAGGTGTTGAAACATGGAGCGTGGAGGTTGTCTTAACATTAAAAGAGGAATTTCCTGACTTAAAATATGCAGTTATCACACCCTTTTTAGAGCAAGAAAAAAATTGGCAAGAAATGAAACAAGAAAAGTATTTATCACTAGTAGCGCAAGCAGACTTTGTAACGAGTGTGACAAAAAAGCCGTATGAGGCTCCTTGGCAGTTTACAGAGAAAGACAAGTTTATTATTCAAAATTCGGACGGTTTGTTGCTTGTTTATGATGAAGAAAACGAGGGCTCTCCGAAGTATATCAAGCGGTTGGCAGAAAAATATATGGAAACCCACGACTATACGCTTCTAACCATCAATTCCTATGATCTTCAAGTAATTGCAGAGGAAATGCAACAGCAAGATTGGTAA
- a CDS encoding DUF418 domain-containing protein gives MIANRVRFIDAMRGFSLFGILMANLLIFQFGIYGKEKPEHLSTLDTGALYFVKIFIEGSFMPIFTMLFGFSLIKFIQSIRNKKGKSRWSILRRATGLITLGFIHSTFLWEGDILLFYGIMTLFLIPFINRKPKTLFIWASVLFVLATALTYGSDETTEKEEKKMAVYIDKANTIYANGSYQEIYDFRLNVMPPDVDDPLMIYFIIIFAPLFFAPLFLLGMGLAKNHAFEHMQDEKKWYILGSLFVPIGITCKSISFIDSPFSTMLLVGGSMVLAVGYICLAALLFHSRPIQRLSTAFESVGKLSLTNYLLQTVICTTVFYGYGLGLFGKLGVFGGVILGIAVYSLQCILSIVYLKKFKRGPFEALLRIWTNWSWNGRIKQKGSISYE, from the coding sequence ATGATAGCAAATCGTGTACGCTTCATCGATGCAATGCGTGGATTTAGTTTATTTGGTATTTTAATGGCCAACTTGCTTATTTTTCAGTTCGGCATTTATGGAAAAGAAAAACCAGAACATCTATCGACTCTCGATACAGGGGCGTTATATTTTGTAAAAATTTTTATCGAAGGTTCTTTTATGCCCATTTTCACAATGCTGTTCGGTTTTTCTCTTATTAAATTTATACAGTCAATCCGTAATAAAAAAGGGAAAAGTCGCTGGTCCATTTTACGTAGGGCAACGGGATTAATCACACTTGGATTTATTCATTCTACATTTTTATGGGAAGGTGACATTTTACTGTTTTATGGAATTATGACATTATTTTTAATTCCATTCATAAATCGCAAACCAAAAACATTATTTATTTGGGCTAGCGTATTATTTGTATTGGCAACCGCTTTAACATATGGTTCAGACGAAACAACAGAAAAAGAAGAAAAAAAAATGGCAGTATATATTGATAAAGCAAATACCATCTATGCGAATGGTAGCTATCAAGAAATTTACGATTTTCGATTAAACGTCATGCCTCCTGACGTAGATGACCCACTTATGATCTATTTCATAATCATTTTTGCGCCATTATTTTTTGCACCATTATTTCTTTTAGGCATGGGGCTAGCGAAAAATCATGCTTTTGAACATATGCAAGATGAAAAGAAATGGTATATCCTTGGCTCATTATTTGTACCAATAGGCATTACTTGTAAAAGTATTAGTTTCATAGATAGCCCATTTTCTACTATGTTGCTTGTAGGTGGCTCAATGGTGTTAGCAGTTGGTTATATTTGTTTGGCTGCTCTACTATTTCATTCTCGACCTATTCAACGTCTGTCTACCGCTTTTGAAAGCGTGGGGAAATTATCGCTAACCAATTATTTATTACAAACGGTGATTTGTACGACCGTGTTTTACGGTTATGGACTCGGCTTATTTGGCAAATTGGGCGTGTTTGGCGGCGTAATTTTGGGAATTGCAGTATATAGCTTGCAATGCATTTTAAGCATTGTTTATTTAAAGAAATTTAAACGGGGTCCATTTGAAGCGCTGCTCCGTATATGGACAAATTGGTCTTGGAATGGACGCATTAAACAGAAAGGAAGTATATCCTATGAATAG
- a CDS encoding response regulator transcription factor, giving the protein MQEAAIFVLEDERAIAEMIEIILRKEGFENITLCTTIEDGKKAIEHNVFDFYLLDIMLPDGSGLDLAEVIRKQSDAPLFFLTAKSSDADKLRGFMNGADDYITKPFNPLELVARVKVQFTRYMKQKNVSGSHVYTCSRFTFDIDAAEITVDGKKELISGRLFYLLKYLCENEGQVLSKEQIYERVWGDFLFDDNTVMVHIRKLREKIERNPGKPTCIITVRGIGYKLVGDDQV; this is encoded by the coding sequence GTGCAAGAAGCGGCGATATTTGTGTTAGAGGATGAACGTGCGATTGCGGAAATGATCGAAATTATTTTAAGAAAAGAAGGTTTTGAAAACATTACGTTATGCACGACGATAGAAGATGGAAAAAAGGCGATTGAGCATAATGTTTTTGATTTTTATTTATTAGATATCATGCTACCAGACGGTAGTGGGCTTGATTTGGCGGAAGTTATTCGAAAGCAAAGTGATGCACCGCTATTTTTTTTAACAGCCAAGAGCAGTGATGCAGATAAACTTCGAGGGTTTATGAATGGCGCAGACGATTATATTACGAAACCGTTTAATCCGCTTGAGCTAGTAGCAAGGGTAAAAGTCCAATTTACTCGATATATGAAGCAAAAGAATGTATCTGGAAGTCACGTTTACACATGTAGCCGTTTTACTTTTGATATAGATGCAGCAGAAATAACTGTAGACGGAAAAAAAGAATTGATTAGTGGTCGTTTATTTTACTTATTGAAGTATTTATGTGAAAACGAGGGGCAAGTATTATCGAAAGAACAAATTTATGAACGTGTGTGGGGCGATTTTTTATTTGACGATAATACGGTAATGGTTCATATTCGCAAGTTACGTGAAAAAATAGAAAGGAATCCTGGTAAACCAACTTGCATTATTACGGTAAGAGGGATTGGCTATAAATTAGTTGGAGATGATCAAGTATGA
- a CDS encoding HAMP domain-containing sensor histidine kinase: protein MKPAGKLSLRFVSYFIIFYLLIILGFIISLVVFGLFINERVGDNIHTMSSFEIEDNAIVKNGKSVKIADFLEKRAEENVGQLYLLNNAMEIVDYTGDSCELCSMTDREIMALKRPGMHTWEIPKYYLLFLPTSPLQPMFNEVLQVIREKKEFPSELLERLQANQIAIEIYNERWNRVKVIGEHYKKLHKPQLLDEKYDIFEQAELRQSTSLEDGSTLIVRMPNPSYKPFEEPFNKAMILFVSIFFGGHSILLLGIILLSMSISRQFVRPLVYVISRIERLTQFDYREVSDNKIHHQKTGKLKRKFKLFQPVDESLNHLSERLASNERQIQQSEQLREEWITGLSHDLKTPLSSIYGYSTMLASEEYEWTKEEMRIFANTMREKATYMDLLIQDLTYSYQLKNKAIQLEKVSLALATWLPQFADEQVSIKVYGDVMLEADELLLKRILDNLITNAKKYTPEGTKVLVEAQNIDKGIKLTITDQGPGIPQDELDNLFERYYRGTNTTDDATGTGLGLAITKQLIDLHNATICVHSDNNGTVFELKFLEK from the coding sequence ATGAAGCCGGCAGGGAAATTATCACTGCGTTTTGTATCCTACTTTATCATATTTTATTTACTTATCATTTTGGGCTTCATTATTAGTTTAGTGGTTTTTGGACTTTTTATAAATGAACGAGTCGGTGATAACATCCATACGATGAGTTCTTTTGAAATTGAAGATAATGCAATTGTGAAAAATGGTAAATCCGTAAAAATAGCCGATTTCTTAGAAAAACGCGCAGAGGAAAATGTAGGGCAGTTATATTTATTGAACAATGCCATGGAAATTGTCGATTATACAGGGGATAGTTGTGAGCTGTGTAGCATGACGGACCGTGAAATTATGGCGCTTAAACGTCCAGGCATGCATACGTGGGAAATACCCAAATACTATTTGTTGTTTTTACCTACATCGCCTTTGCAGCCTATGTTCAATGAGGTCTTGCAGGTGATTCGTGAAAAGAAAGAATTCCCTTCGGAGCTACTCGAACGCTTACAAGCTAATCAGATTGCGATTGAAATTTATAATGAGCGTTGGAATCGTGTAAAGGTAATTGGTGAGCATTATAAGAAATTGCATAAGCCGCAGTTGCTAGATGAAAAATATGATATTTTTGAGCAAGCCGAGCTTAGGCAAAGTACGTCATTAGAAGATGGTTCAACGCTAATAGTACGTATGCCAAACCCCTCCTATAAGCCATTTGAAGAGCCTTTTAATAAAGCAATGATTTTATTTGTGTCCATATTTTTTGGCGGGCATAGTATTTTGTTGCTAGGCATTATTTTGTTATCCATGAGCATTTCACGTCAATTTGTACGGCCGCTTGTATATGTGATCTCTCGTATTGAACGGTTGACGCAGTTCGATTATCGGGAAGTAAGTGATAATAAAATCCATCATCAAAAGACGGGGAAATTGAAAAGGAAATTTAAATTATTCCAACCTGTTGATGAATCGCTTAATCATTTATCTGAACGTCTTGCTTCAAATGAAAGACAAATCCAGCAATCAGAGCAACTACGCGAGGAATGGATAACGGGTTTATCGCATGATTTAAAGACACCATTGAGCTCGATTTATGGGTATTCCACGATGCTTGCTTCCGAAGAGTATGAATGGACGAAAGAAGAGATGCGAATATTCGCGAATACAATGCGTGAAAAAGCAACCTATATGGACTTACTTATACAAGATTTAACGTATTCTTATCAACTAAAGAATAAAGCAATCCAGCTCGAGAAAGTATCGTTAGCACTTGCCACATGGTTACCCCAATTTGCAGATGAGCAAGTATCAATCAAAGTATATGGGGACGTTATGCTTGAAGCCGATGAGCTTTTATTAAAGCGCATATTAGATAATTTAATTACCAATGCTAAAAAATACACACCTGAAGGTACGAAGGTTCTTGTAGAGGCTCAAAATATAGACAAAGGCATTAAGTTAACGATTACAGACCAAGGACCAGGTATTCCACAAGATGAATTAGACAATCTTTTTGAACGCTATTATCGTGGTACAAATACAACAGATGATGCAACGGGCACAGGTCTTGGCTTAGCCATTACGAAACAACTGATTGATTTGCATAATGCAACAATATGCGTACATTCTGATAACAATGGTACTGTCTTTGAATTGAAATTTCTTGAAAAATAA